Part of the Halopenitus persicus genome is shown below.
CCTTCGCCACTTTCCGGCGTTGCTTCTCGTAGTTGTTTGACCCTTTCTCCTTCCGCGACAACTTCCGTTGTTCGCGTCTGAGTCGGTCGTATTCGTCTTTGAGGTCGAGCCAATCTACGGTTTTGCCATCGCTGGTGTGGATGTAGTTGAGGATGCCGAGGTCGATTCCGACGCTGTTACTCGTGTTAAGCGAGTTCACGTCGGGTTTCTCGGGTAAGTCAGCATCGTCGGTTTCGAGGCCGAAGGAGACAAACCATTCACCAGTCGTCTCCTTCTTGACAGTGGCCTCTTTGATGTCCGCTGTATCTGGGATTTCGCGGTGGTAGCGGATTTTGATGTCTCCGATTTTGGAGAGCCAGAGTGTCGCGCGTCGGCCACTCGTGTTTTTGAGTTCGAAGCCGGACTGTGAAAACGTCATACTCTGGAACTCCCGTGGCGACTTCCACTTGAGGTTCCCGACCTTGCGACCGTTCTGTTTCTGCTCGGAGAGGGCGTCGAGGTTCTGGTAGAACCGTGTGACGGTTCGTTGCAGAGCTTTCGAGTTAACCTCTGAGAAGATGGGGAACTGGTCTTTCCAGCCGGGGAGTCGGGAGTGGTGTTTGTACGCGGAGCCGATGTCGTCGGCGTCCACGTTTTCATACTCGTACAGGGTGTAGTTGTACGCTTGGCGATGAATGTCGATGTGGTATTCCAGTTCAGCCGCTACCTGTTGTGTCGGGTATGCTGGGTAGCGGTGACTGTACTCCATCGCTGTCTCTTGATTATGGGTGTTTCGACTTAATGGCTTGTATCAGGAGTTGTCGGATTCAACCCCGGGGTCAAGCCCCGGGGCATTCTCCTTGCATTCTGTAAAGCATTAAGGGCGCGGGCGGAAGAGGCGACAGTATGTCCCGACGACCGACGTCGCCGGCCGCCGCGAAACGACGGGCGGCCGACCGGCGACGGACGCCGGAGACGCGACCGTTCGATCCGCAATCGACGCCACGGACACCCAACCCTACCACGGACACCAGACTGATCCACAACCGATGAGCTTCGACGTCCCTTCCGACCGGCGCTACCTGGAATCGCACGAATGGACCACCACGGACGACCCGATCCGGATCGGGATCTCCGCGTTCGCACAGGACGAGCTCGGCGACGTCGTCTTCGTCGAGCTTCCCGACGTGGGCGAGTCGATCGTCGCCGGCGAGACGTTCGGCGTCGTCGAATCGATCAAGGCCGTCTCCGACCTGTACGCGCCGATCTCCGGCGAGGTCACGGCGGTGAACGAGGACCTCTTCAACGCGCCCGAGCTCGTCAACGAGGACCCTTACGGCGAGGGGTGGATGGTCGAGATCGATCCCGACGACGACGCCTTCGATGACCTGTTGAGCGCCGACGAGTATCGCGAGCAGATCGAGTAGCGAGCTATTCCGCGTCGGGCTTCGACGCGTCCGCCTCCGATCCGCTCGTCCCCGATCCCCCGTCCGCCGGGATCGCGCCGGCCTCGCGCAGGCGCTCGATGTCGGCGTCCTCGTAGCCGTACTCGCGCAACACGGCCGTGGTGTGTTCGCCCAGCAGCGGCGGATGGCGACGGTAGGTCGTCGGCGACCGGGAGAAGTGCATCGGCGACCCGGGCATCTCGACGGTGCCGGCAGTTGGGTGGTCCATCTCGACGCGCATCCCGCGGGCCTCGATCTGGGGGTCGTCGAACACCTCCGCCATGTCGCGGACGTGGCTCGCGGGGACGTCGTGCTCGGCGAGCGCGTCCAGGGCCTGCTCGGTCGTCAACTCGGCGAACTCGGCCTCGAGCTCGGCGTCGAGGGCCTCGCGGTTGCGCACGCGCTTGGTGTTGGTCTCGAAGCGGTCGTCCGCGAGCAGGTCGGGCCGGTCGAGGGCCGCACAGAGGGGCGGCCAGAACGGGTCCGACGAGCAGGCCACGACGACGTAGCCGTCCGCCGTCTCGAAGGCTTGGTAGGGGGCGATGTTCGGGTGTTTGCTCCCCATCCGGCCGGGCGCCTCCCCCGAGGCGAAGTAGTTCGCCGCCATGTAGCTCATCCAGGCGGCCTGGCCGTCGAGCAGACTGACGTCGATCTTCTGTCCGCCCCCGCCGTCGCCGAGCTCCCGGTCGAGCAGGGCGGCGAGGATCGCCTGGGTGGCGTACATCCCCGCGCCGATGTCGGCGAGCGCGACGCCGATGCGGACCGGCGCACCGCCCTCGATGCCGGTGATGCTCATCAGCCCGCCCCGCGCCTGCATCATGATGTCGTAGGCCGGCTTGTCGCGGTCGGGGCCCCACTCGCCGTATCCCGAGATCCCGCAGTAGATCAGCTCGGGATTGACCTCCCGGAGGTCCTCGTAGCCGAGCCCCCAATCGGCCATCGTGCCGACCCGGAAGTTCTCGACGACGACGTCCGCCTCCCGGGCGAGATCACGGAAGACCGCCGCGCCTGCGTCGGTCGAGAGGTTCAGCTCGACGGACCGCTTGTTCCGGTTGACGCTGACGTAGTAGGCGCTCTCGCCGGGGTCGTCCGCCCCGCCGCCGAAGGACGGCGGGTACCAGCCCCGGGTCTGGTCGCCTTCTCCCGGGCGTTCGATCTTGATCACCTCGGCGCCGAGGTCGCCGAGCTGCATCGTACAGAAGGGACCGACGAGGACGCGCGAGGCGTCGAGTACCGTCACGCCTGACAGCGGCCCGGAGGATCCCTCCGGGGAACGTGCTTCACCGACCATATGTGTTCATCCCGAGGTGTTCACGCGGCGGGGACTTGAAGCCTCCCTCACGCGGCGGGGACTTGAAGCCTCCCTCACGCGGCGGCGAACCACGCGGCGGAATGCGGCGCCGCCTTCGAT
Proteins encoded:
- a CDS encoding RNA-guided endonuclease InsQ/TnpB family protein → MEYSHRYPAYPTQQVAAELEYHIDIHRQAYNYTLYEYENVDADDIGSAYKHHSRLPGWKDQFPIFSEVNSKALQRTVTRFYQNLDALSEQKQNGRKVGNLKWKSPREFQSMTFSQSGFELKNTSGRRATLWLSKIGDIKIRYHREIPDTADIKEATVKKETTGEWFVSFGLETDDADLPEKPDVNSLNTSNSVGIDLGILNYIHTSDGKTVDWLDLKDEYDRLRREQRKLSRKEKGSNNYEKQRRKVAKVKRHIKRKVLDYQHKITTCLVREYDAVFVEDLNVKGMLEQSHNARNKQDAAWRQFITLLEYKADLYGCHVKQVEARGTTKECASCGVETAKPIWVREHSCPSCGLECDRDANAAMNVLQRGFAELGLGWPESTPVETALPTDTSSVSAKRVVETGSLGA
- the gcvH gene encoding glycine cleavage system protein GcvH translates to MSFDVPSDRRYLESHEWTTTDDPIRIGISAFAQDELGDVVFVELPDVGESIVAGETFGVVESIKAVSDLYAPISGEVTAVNEDLFNAPELVNEDPYGEGWMVEIDPDDDAFDDLLSADEYREQIE
- a CDS encoding CaiB/BaiF CoA transferase family protein, producing MVGEARSPEGSSGPLSGVTVLDASRVLVGPFCTMQLGDLGAEVIKIERPGEGDQTRGWYPPSFGGGADDPGESAYYVSVNRNKRSVELNLSTDAGAAVFRDLAREADVVVENFRVGTMADWGLGYEDLREVNPELIYCGISGYGEWGPDRDKPAYDIMMQARGGLMSITGIEGGAPVRIGVALADIGAGMYATQAILAALLDRELGDGGGGQKIDVSLLDGQAAWMSYMAANYFASGEAPGRMGSKHPNIAPYQAFETADGYVVVACSSDPFWPPLCAALDRPDLLADDRFETNTKRVRNREALDAELEAEFAELTTEQALDALAEHDVPASHVRDMAEVFDDPQIEARGMRVEMDHPTAGTVEMPGSPMHFSRSPTTYRRHPPLLGEHTTAVLREYGYEDADIERLREAGAIPADGGSGTSGSEADASKPDAE